The following are from one region of the Candidatus Neomarinimicrobiota bacterium genome:
- the yqeC gene encoding selenium cofactor biosynthesis protein YqeC, translated as MKFSKLLFETPSQAYDACIGILGGGGKTALLHTLGDELARYHAHVILSSLTKSGVSDIHKVHFYPEFDSEENRPGLLESNPLYIMGAVEHAEKLLGLNEDELHNLYKASDLTIFECDGARKKPFKAHQPFDPMIPNYATHAIILVGADAVGAKVDGKFVHRPELFRELWEVNANFVLDPAFIAKVLTSQYGYLQKVPAGIEVAYFVNKADLYPEEALKLAQAIARVSNSTIYQGSLEAGYLDQVH; from the coding sequence ATGAAATTTTCTAAACTACTTTTTGAAACCCCCTCGCAAGCATATGATGCGTGCATCGGCATATTAGGTGGCGGCGGAAAAACTGCCCTGCTTCACACGCTGGGTGATGAGCTGGCCAGGTATCATGCTCACGTGATCCTATCCTCGCTTACTAAATCCGGTGTATCTGATATTCACAAGGTTCATTTTTATCCTGAATTTGATTCCGAGGAAAACAGACCAGGCCTTCTGGAAAGCAACCCGCTCTATATCATGGGTGCCGTGGAACATGCTGAAAAACTGTTGGGCCTTAATGAAGATGAGTTGCACAACCTGTATAAAGCCTCTGATCTCACCATCTTTGAATGTGATGGTGCTCGGAAAAAACCTTTCAAAGCACATCAACCATTTGACCCCATGATCCCGAATTATGCCACTCACGCCATTATCTTGGTTGGTGCCGATGCTGTGGGTGCAAAAGTTGATGGCAAATTCGTACATCGACCGGAATTGTTTCGAGAACTATGGGAGGTTAATGCCAATTTTGTGTTGGATCCGGCCTTCATTGCCAAAGTGCTTACCAGCCAGTATGGCTATCTGCAAAAAGTGCCTGCCGGGATAGAAGTCGCCTATTTTGTGAATAAGGCAGATCTCTATCCAGAGGAAGCGTTGAAACTGGCTCAGGCAATCGCACGCGTCAGCAATTCGACCATCTACCAGGGGAGTCTTGAAGCAGGTTATCTGGATCAGGTTCATTAA